In a single window of the Notamacropus eugenii isolate mMacEug1 chromosome 4, mMacEug1.pri_v2, whole genome shotgun sequence genome:
- the DNASE2 gene encoding deoxyribonuclease-2-alpha isoform X10: MFSSWILAAGPAAGPAGRGNSVLQTEKRKCRQTRAGAEICQDGYTVRTPPPPPRSMSSAFRPLHPMVTLLLLAGLLPATTAISCYGDAGQPVDWFVTYKLPAMPNSLKGLNYMYLDGNSGGWQEGATSIDSTQGAVGRTMNQLYQGNLSELAYLLYNDQPPSGNGNPDTTYRGHTKGVLLLNRDSGIWLVHSVPHFPPHANSSYSWPQSAHNYGQTLLCVTFAYSWFQEIGKQLTYTYPQVYDYRLEGFFAQDLPDLKQAAQGHHVGQGPWNRSVTLTSRAGVVFRSFAKFNDFQNDLYAGWLTTALSSDLFVQFWPRTSKVLPSSCSGPFRVLNVLELAFPDSTVPPFSATHDHAKWCVALNSTWTCIGDLNRNYAEEHRGGGTLCSQIPALWKAFWPLVREFDPCP; encoded by the exons ATGTTCTCTAGCTGGATCCTAGCAGCAGGTCCTGCAGCTGGGCCAGCAGGAAGAGGTAATTCTGTTTTACAGACTGAAAAAAGAAAGTGCagacaaacaag GGCTGGCGCTGAGATCTGCCAGGACGGTTACACTGTGCGGACCCCACCTCCACCGCCCAGGTCCATGTCCTCTGCTTTCAGACCTCTTCACCCAATGGTGACCCTCCTGCTCCTGGCCGGGCTCCTGCCCGCTACCACCGCCATCTCCTGCTATGGAGACGCTGGACAGCCTGTGGACTG gtTCGTCACTTACAAGCTACCTGCCATGCCCAATTCCTTGAAAGGACTCAACTACATGTACCTAGATGGGAATAGTGGGGGCTGGCAAGAGGGTGCCACATCTATTGACAGCACCCAGGGTGCTGTGGGGCGGACCATGAACCAACTGTACCAAGGCAATTTGAGTGAG CTGGCTTACCTACTGTACAATGACCAGCCACCCTCAGGTAATGGAAACCCTGATACCACCTACCGAGGACACACCAAGG GTGTGCTTCTTCTGAACAGAGATAGTGGCATTTGGCTGGTACACAGTGTCCCTCACTTCCCACCACATGCTAACTCATCCTATAGCTGGCCCCAAAGTGCCCACAACTATGGACAAACCCTACTCTGTGTCACCTTCGCCTATAGCTGGTTCCAAGAGATTG GCAAACAGCTGACCTACACCTATCCCCAGGTCTATGACTACAGGCTGGAAGGATTCTTTGCCCAGGACCTGCCAGATCTAAAACaagctgcccaaggtcaccatGTAGGCCAGGGCCCTTGGAATCGAAGTGTCACCCTCACTTCAAGAGCTGGGGTTGTCTTCCGGAGCTTCGCCAAGTTTAATGACTTCCAAAATG ACCTGTATGCGGGCTGGCTGACCACGGCTCTGAGCAGTGACCTGTTTGTCCAGTTTTGGCCCAGAACAAGCAAAGTGCTGCCTTCCAGCTGTTCTGGCCCTTTCCGTGTGTTAAATGTGTTAGAGCTGGCCTTCCCTGACTCTACTGTGCCTCCCTTCAGTGCCACCCATGACCATGCCAAGTGGTGTGTGGCACTCAACAGCACCTGGACCTGCATAGGAGACCTGAACCGCAACTATGCAGAGGAGCATCGTGGTGGGGGTACTCTCTGTTCTCAAATACCTGCTCTGTGGAAAGCCTTCTGGCCACTGGTGAGAGAATTTGATCCTTGTCCATAG
- the DNASE2 gene encoding deoxyribonuclease-2-alpha isoform X6 produces the protein MFSSWILAAGPAAGPAGRGNSVLQTEKRKCRQTRAGAEICQDGYTVRTPPPPPRSMSSAFRPLHPMVTLLLLAGLLPATTAISCYGDAGQPVDCCPAPFLPPSLLPRFVTYKLPAMPNSLKGLNYMYLDGNSGGWQEGATSIDSTQGAVGRTMNQLYQGNLSELAYLLYNDQPPSGNGNPDTTYRGHTKGVLLLNRDSGIWLVHSVPHFPPHANSSYSWPQSAHNYGQTLLCVTFAYSWFQEIGKQLTYTYPQVYDYRLEGFFAQDLPDLKQAAQGHHVGQGPWNRSVTLTSRAGVVFRSFAKFNDFQNDLYAGWLTTALSSDLFVQFWPRTSKVLPSSCSGPFRVLNVLELAFPDSTVPPFSATHDHAKWCVALNSTWTCIGDLNRNYAEEHRGGGTLCSQIPALWKAFWPLVREFDPCP, from the exons ATGTTCTCTAGCTGGATCCTAGCAGCAGGTCCTGCAGCTGGGCCAGCAGGAAGAGGTAATTCTGTTTTACAGACTGAAAAAAGAAAGTGCagacaaacaag GGCTGGCGCTGAGATCTGCCAGGACGGTTACACTGTGCGGACCCCACCTCCACCGCCCAGGTCCATGTCCTCTGCTTTCAGACCTCTTCACCCAATGGTGACCCTCCTGCTCCTGGCCGGGCTCCTGCCCGCTACCACCGCCATCTCCTGCTATGGAGACGCTGGACAGCCTGTGGACTG CTGCcctgctcccttccttcctccctctctcctccccaggtTCGTCACTTACAAGCTACCTGCCATGCCCAATTCCTTGAAAGGACTCAACTACATGTACCTAGATGGGAATAGTGGGGGCTGGCAAGAGGGTGCCACATCTATTGACAGCACCCAGGGTGCTGTGGGGCGGACCATGAACCAACTGTACCAAGGCAATTTGAGTGAG CTGGCTTACCTACTGTACAATGACCAGCCACCCTCAGGTAATGGAAACCCTGATACCACCTACCGAGGACACACCAAGG GTGTGCTTCTTCTGAACAGAGATAGTGGCATTTGGCTGGTACACAGTGTCCCTCACTTCCCACCACATGCTAACTCATCCTATAGCTGGCCCCAAAGTGCCCACAACTATGGACAAACCCTACTCTGTGTCACCTTCGCCTATAGCTGGTTCCAAGAGATTG GCAAACAGCTGACCTACACCTATCCCCAGGTCTATGACTACAGGCTGGAAGGATTCTTTGCCCAGGACCTGCCAGATCTAAAACaagctgcccaaggtcaccatGTAGGCCAGGGCCCTTGGAATCGAAGTGTCACCCTCACTTCAAGAGCTGGGGTTGTCTTCCGGAGCTTCGCCAAGTTTAATGACTTCCAAAATG ACCTGTATGCGGGCTGGCTGACCACGGCTCTGAGCAGTGACCTGTTTGTCCAGTTTTGGCCCAGAACAAGCAAAGTGCTGCCTTCCAGCTGTTCTGGCCCTTTCCGTGTGTTAAATGTGTTAGAGCTGGCCTTCCCTGACTCTACTGTGCCTCCCTTCAGTGCCACCCATGACCATGCCAAGTGGTGTGTGGCACTCAACAGCACCTGGACCTGCATAGGAGACCTGAACCGCAACTATGCAGAGGAGCATCGTGGTGGGGGTACTCTCTGTTCTCAAATACCTGCTCTGTGGAAAGCCTTCTGGCCACTGGTGAGAGAATTTGATCCTTGTCCATAG
- the DNASE2 gene encoding deoxyribonuclease-2-alpha isoform X2 produces the protein MFSSWILAAGPAAGPAGRGNSVLQTEKRKCRQTRAGAEICQDGYTVRTPPPPPRSMSSAFRPLHPMVTLLLLAGLLPATTAISCYGDAGQPVDCCPAPFLPPSLLPRFVTYKLPAMPNSLKGLNYMYLDGNSGGWQEGATSIDSTQGAVGRTMNQLYQGNLSELAYLLYNDQPPSGNGNPDTTYRGHTKGVLLLNRDSGIWLVHSVPHFPPHANSSYSWPQSAHNYGQTLLCVTFAYSWFQEIGKQLTYTYPQVYDYRLEGFFAQDLPDLKQAAQGHHVGQGPWNRSVTLTSRAGVVFRSFAKFNDFQNDLYAGWLTTALSSDLFVQFWPRTSKVLPSSCSGPFRVLNVLELAFPDSTVPPFSATHDHAKWCVALNSTWTCIGDLNRNYAEEHRGGGTLCSQIPALWKAFWPLIILQMKKLRQTGQTDLPRVTQLLRPDLTSGR, from the exons ATGTTCTCTAGCTGGATCCTAGCAGCAGGTCCTGCAGCTGGGCCAGCAGGAAGAGGTAATTCTGTTTTACAGACTGAAAAAAGAAAGTGCagacaaacaag GGCTGGCGCTGAGATCTGCCAGGACGGTTACACTGTGCGGACCCCACCTCCACCGCCCAGGTCCATGTCCTCTGCTTTCAGACCTCTTCACCCAATGGTGACCCTCCTGCTCCTGGCCGGGCTCCTGCCCGCTACCACCGCCATCTCCTGCTATGGAGACGCTGGACAGCCTGTGGACTG CTGCcctgctcccttccttcctccctctctcctccccaggtTCGTCACTTACAAGCTACCTGCCATGCCCAATTCCTTGAAAGGACTCAACTACATGTACCTAGATGGGAATAGTGGGGGCTGGCAAGAGGGTGCCACATCTATTGACAGCACCCAGGGTGCTGTGGGGCGGACCATGAACCAACTGTACCAAGGCAATTTGAGTGAG CTGGCTTACCTACTGTACAATGACCAGCCACCCTCAGGTAATGGAAACCCTGATACCACCTACCGAGGACACACCAAGG GTGTGCTTCTTCTGAACAGAGATAGTGGCATTTGGCTGGTACACAGTGTCCCTCACTTCCCACCACATGCTAACTCATCCTATAGCTGGCCCCAAAGTGCCCACAACTATGGACAAACCCTACTCTGTGTCACCTTCGCCTATAGCTGGTTCCAAGAGATTG GCAAACAGCTGACCTACACCTATCCCCAGGTCTATGACTACAGGCTGGAAGGATTCTTTGCCCAGGACCTGCCAGATCTAAAACaagctgcccaaggtcaccatGTAGGCCAGGGCCCTTGGAATCGAAGTGTCACCCTCACTTCAAGAGCTGGGGTTGTCTTCCGGAGCTTCGCCAAGTTTAATGACTTCCAAAATG ACCTGTATGCGGGCTGGCTGACCACGGCTCTGAGCAGTGACCTGTTTGTCCAGTTTTGGCCCAGAACAAGCAAAGTGCTGCCTTCCAGCTGTTCTGGCCCTTTCCGTGTGTTAAATGTGTTAGAGCTGGCCTTCCCTGACTCTACTGTGCCTCCCTTCAGTGCCACCCATGACCATGCCAAGTGGTGTGTGGCACTCAACAGCACCTGGACCTGCATAGGAGACCTGAACCGCAACTATGCAGAGGAGCATCGTGGTGGGGGTACTCTCTGTTCTCAAATACCTGCTCTGTGGAAAGCCTTCTGGCCACTG atcattttacagatgaagaaactgaggcaaacagggcaaactgacctgcccagggtcacccagcttctgaggccagacttgacttcaggaagatga
- the DNASE2 gene encoding deoxyribonuclease-2-alpha isoform X8: MFSSWILAAGPAAGPAGRGNSVLQTEKRKCRQTRAGAEICQDGYTVRTPPPPPRSMSSAFRPLHPMVTLLLLAGLLPATTAISCYGDAGQPVDCCPAPFLPPSLLPRFVTYKLPAMPNSLKGLNYMYLDGNSGGWQEGATSIDSTQGAVGRTMNQLYQGNLSELAYLLYNDQPPSGNGNPDTTYRGHTKGVLLLNRDSGIWLVHSVPHFPPHANSSYSWPQSAHNYGQTLLCVTFAYSWFQEIGKQLTYTYPQVYDYRLEGFFAQDLPDLKQAAQGHHVGQGPWNRSVTLTSRAGVVFRSFAKFNDFQNDLYAGWLTTALSSDLFVQFWPRTSKVLPSSCSGPFRVLNVLELAFPDSTVPPFSATHDHAKWCVALNSTWTCIGDLNRNYAEEHRGGGTLCSQIPALWKAFWPLDNSG, encoded by the exons ATGTTCTCTAGCTGGATCCTAGCAGCAGGTCCTGCAGCTGGGCCAGCAGGAAGAGGTAATTCTGTTTTACAGACTGAAAAAAGAAAGTGCagacaaacaag GGCTGGCGCTGAGATCTGCCAGGACGGTTACACTGTGCGGACCCCACCTCCACCGCCCAGGTCCATGTCCTCTGCTTTCAGACCTCTTCACCCAATGGTGACCCTCCTGCTCCTGGCCGGGCTCCTGCCCGCTACCACCGCCATCTCCTGCTATGGAGACGCTGGACAGCCTGTGGACTG CTGCcctgctcccttccttcctccctctctcctccccaggtTCGTCACTTACAAGCTACCTGCCATGCCCAATTCCTTGAAAGGACTCAACTACATGTACCTAGATGGGAATAGTGGGGGCTGGCAAGAGGGTGCCACATCTATTGACAGCACCCAGGGTGCTGTGGGGCGGACCATGAACCAACTGTACCAAGGCAATTTGAGTGAG CTGGCTTACCTACTGTACAATGACCAGCCACCCTCAGGTAATGGAAACCCTGATACCACCTACCGAGGACACACCAAGG GTGTGCTTCTTCTGAACAGAGATAGTGGCATTTGGCTGGTACACAGTGTCCCTCACTTCCCACCACATGCTAACTCATCCTATAGCTGGCCCCAAAGTGCCCACAACTATGGACAAACCCTACTCTGTGTCACCTTCGCCTATAGCTGGTTCCAAGAGATTG GCAAACAGCTGACCTACACCTATCCCCAGGTCTATGACTACAGGCTGGAAGGATTCTTTGCCCAGGACCTGCCAGATCTAAAACaagctgcccaaggtcaccatGTAGGCCAGGGCCCTTGGAATCGAAGTGTCACCCTCACTTCAAGAGCTGGGGTTGTCTTCCGGAGCTTCGCCAAGTTTAATGACTTCCAAAATG ACCTGTATGCGGGCTGGCTGACCACGGCTCTGAGCAGTGACCTGTTTGTCCAGTTTTGGCCCAGAACAAGCAAAGTGCTGCCTTCCAGCTGTTCTGGCCCTTTCCGTGTGTTAAATGTGTTAGAGCTGGCCTTCCCTGACTCTACTGTGCCTCCCTTCAGTGCCACCCATGACCATGCCAAGTGGTGTGTGGCACTCAACAGCACCTGGACCTGCATAGGAGACCTGAACCGCAACTATGCAGAGGAGCATCGTGGTGGGGGTACTCTCTGTTCTCAAATACCTGCTCTGTGGAAAGCCTTCTGGCCACTG GATAACTCTggatag
- the DNASE2 gene encoding deoxyribonuclease-2-alpha isoform X13 gives MFSSWILAAGPAAGPAGRGNSVLQTEKRKCRQTRAGAEICQDGYTVRTPPPPPRSMSSAFRPLHPMVTLLLLAGLLPATTAISCYGDAGQPVDWFVTYKLPAMPNSLKGLNYMYLDGNSGGWQEGATSIDSTQGAVGRTMNQLYQGNLSELAYLLYNDQPPSGNGNPDTTYRGHTKGKQLTYTYPQVYDYRLEGFFAQDLPDLKQAAQGHHVGQGPWNRSVTLTSRAGVVFRSFAKFNDFQNDLYAGWLTTALSSDLFVQFWPRTSKVLPSSCSGPFRVLNVLELAFPDSTVPPFSATHDHAKWCVALNSTWTCIGDLNRNYAEEHRGGGTLCSQIPALWKAFWPLVREFDPCP, from the exons ATGTTCTCTAGCTGGATCCTAGCAGCAGGTCCTGCAGCTGGGCCAGCAGGAAGAGGTAATTCTGTTTTACAGACTGAAAAAAGAAAGTGCagacaaacaag GGCTGGCGCTGAGATCTGCCAGGACGGTTACACTGTGCGGACCCCACCTCCACCGCCCAGGTCCATGTCCTCTGCTTTCAGACCTCTTCACCCAATGGTGACCCTCCTGCTCCTGGCCGGGCTCCTGCCCGCTACCACCGCCATCTCCTGCTATGGAGACGCTGGACAGCCTGTGGACTG gtTCGTCACTTACAAGCTACCTGCCATGCCCAATTCCTTGAAAGGACTCAACTACATGTACCTAGATGGGAATAGTGGGGGCTGGCAAGAGGGTGCCACATCTATTGACAGCACCCAGGGTGCTGTGGGGCGGACCATGAACCAACTGTACCAAGGCAATTTGAGTGAG CTGGCTTACCTACTGTACAATGACCAGCCACCCTCAGGTAATGGAAACCCTGATACCACCTACCGAGGACACACCAAGG GCAAACAGCTGACCTACACCTATCCCCAGGTCTATGACTACAGGCTGGAAGGATTCTTTGCCCAGGACCTGCCAGATCTAAAACaagctgcccaaggtcaccatGTAGGCCAGGGCCCTTGGAATCGAAGTGTCACCCTCACTTCAAGAGCTGGGGTTGTCTTCCGGAGCTTCGCCAAGTTTAATGACTTCCAAAATG ACCTGTATGCGGGCTGGCTGACCACGGCTCTGAGCAGTGACCTGTTTGTCCAGTTTTGGCCCAGAACAAGCAAAGTGCTGCCTTCCAGCTGTTCTGGCCCTTTCCGTGTGTTAAATGTGTTAGAGCTGGCCTTCCCTGACTCTACTGTGCCTCCCTTCAGTGCCACCCATGACCATGCCAAGTGGTGTGTGGCACTCAACAGCACCTGGACCTGCATAGGAGACCTGAACCGCAACTATGCAGAGGAGCATCGTGGTGGGGGTACTCTCTGTTCTCAAATACCTGCTCTGTGGAAAGCCTTCTGGCCACTGGTGAGAGAATTTGATCCTTGTCCATAG
- the DNASE2 gene encoding deoxyribonuclease-2-alpha isoform X14, whose translation MFSSWILAAGPAAGPAGRGNSVLQTEKRKCRQTRPLHPMVTLLLLAGLLPATTAISCYGDAGQPVDWFVTYKLPAMPNSLKGLNYMYLDGNSGGWQEGATSIDSTQGAVGRTMNQLYQGNLSELAYLLYNDQPPSGNGNPDTTYRGHTKGKQLTYTYPQVYDYRLEGFFAQDLPDLKQAAQGHHVGQGPWNRSVTLTSRAGVVFRSFAKFNDFQNDLYAGWLTTALSSDLFVQFWPRTSKVLPSSCSGPFRVLNVLELAFPDSTVPPFSATHDHAKWCVALNSTWTCIGDLNRNYAEEHRGGGTLCSQIPALWKAFWPLVREFDPCP comes from the exons ATGTTCTCTAGCTGGATCCTAGCAGCAGGTCCTGCAGCTGGGCCAGCAGGAAGAGGTAATTCTGTTTTACAGACTGAAAAAAGAAAGTGCagacaaacaag ACCTCTTCACCCAATGGTGACCCTCCTGCTCCTGGCCGGGCTCCTGCCCGCTACCACCGCCATCTCCTGCTATGGAGACGCTGGACAGCCTGTGGACTG gtTCGTCACTTACAAGCTACCTGCCATGCCCAATTCCTTGAAAGGACTCAACTACATGTACCTAGATGGGAATAGTGGGGGCTGGCAAGAGGGTGCCACATCTATTGACAGCACCCAGGGTGCTGTGGGGCGGACCATGAACCAACTGTACCAAGGCAATTTGAGTGAG CTGGCTTACCTACTGTACAATGACCAGCCACCCTCAGGTAATGGAAACCCTGATACCACCTACCGAGGACACACCAAGG GCAAACAGCTGACCTACACCTATCCCCAGGTCTATGACTACAGGCTGGAAGGATTCTTTGCCCAGGACCTGCCAGATCTAAAACaagctgcccaaggtcaccatGTAGGCCAGGGCCCTTGGAATCGAAGTGTCACCCTCACTTCAAGAGCTGGGGTTGTCTTCCGGAGCTTCGCCAAGTTTAATGACTTCCAAAATG ACCTGTATGCGGGCTGGCTGACCACGGCTCTGAGCAGTGACCTGTTTGTCCAGTTTTGGCCCAGAACAAGCAAAGTGCTGCCTTCCAGCTGTTCTGGCCCTTTCCGTGTGTTAAATGTGTTAGAGCTGGCCTTCCCTGACTCTACTGTGCCTCCCTTCAGTGCCACCCATGACCATGCCAAGTGGTGTGTGGCACTCAACAGCACCTGGACCTGCATAGGAGACCTGAACCGCAACTATGCAGAGGAGCATCGTGGTGGGGGTACTCTCTGTTCTCAAATACCTGCTCTGTGGAAAGCCTTCTGGCCACTGGTGAGAGAATTTGATCCTTGTCCATAG
- the DNASE2 gene encoding deoxyribonuclease-2-alpha isoform X12 translates to MFSSWILAAGPAAGPAGRGNSVLQTEKRKCRQTRPLHPMVTLLLLAGLLPATTAISCYGDAGQPVDWFVTYKLPAMPNSLKGLNYMYLDGNSGGWQEGATSIDSTQGAVGRTMNQLYQGNLSELAYLLYNDQPPSGNGNPDTTYRGHTKGVLLLNRDSGIWLVHSVPHFPPHANSSYSWPQSAHNYGQTLLCVTFAYSWFQEIGKQLTYTYPQVYDYRLEGFFAQDLPDLKQAAQGHHVGQGPWNRSVTLTSRAGVVFRSFAKFNDFQNDLYAGWLTTALSSDLFVQFWPRTSKVLPSSCSGPFRVLNVLELAFPDSTVPPFSATHDHAKWCVALNSTWTCIGDLNRNYAEEHRGGGTLCSQIPALWKAFWPLVREFDPCP, encoded by the exons ATGTTCTCTAGCTGGATCCTAGCAGCAGGTCCTGCAGCTGGGCCAGCAGGAAGAGGTAATTCTGTTTTACAGACTGAAAAAAGAAAGTGCagacaaacaag ACCTCTTCACCCAATGGTGACCCTCCTGCTCCTGGCCGGGCTCCTGCCCGCTACCACCGCCATCTCCTGCTATGGAGACGCTGGACAGCCTGTGGACTG gtTCGTCACTTACAAGCTACCTGCCATGCCCAATTCCTTGAAAGGACTCAACTACATGTACCTAGATGGGAATAGTGGGGGCTGGCAAGAGGGTGCCACATCTATTGACAGCACCCAGGGTGCTGTGGGGCGGACCATGAACCAACTGTACCAAGGCAATTTGAGTGAG CTGGCTTACCTACTGTACAATGACCAGCCACCCTCAGGTAATGGAAACCCTGATACCACCTACCGAGGACACACCAAGG GTGTGCTTCTTCTGAACAGAGATAGTGGCATTTGGCTGGTACACAGTGTCCCTCACTTCCCACCACATGCTAACTCATCCTATAGCTGGCCCCAAAGTGCCCACAACTATGGACAAACCCTACTCTGTGTCACCTTCGCCTATAGCTGGTTCCAAGAGATTG GCAAACAGCTGACCTACACCTATCCCCAGGTCTATGACTACAGGCTGGAAGGATTCTTTGCCCAGGACCTGCCAGATCTAAAACaagctgcccaaggtcaccatGTAGGCCAGGGCCCTTGGAATCGAAGTGTCACCCTCACTTCAAGAGCTGGGGTTGTCTTCCGGAGCTTCGCCAAGTTTAATGACTTCCAAAATG ACCTGTATGCGGGCTGGCTGACCACGGCTCTGAGCAGTGACCTGTTTGTCCAGTTTTGGCCCAGAACAAGCAAAGTGCTGCCTTCCAGCTGTTCTGGCCCTTTCCGTGTGTTAAATGTGTTAGAGCTGGCCTTCCCTGACTCTACTGTGCCTCCCTTCAGTGCCACCCATGACCATGCCAAGTGGTGTGTGGCACTCAACAGCACCTGGACCTGCATAGGAGACCTGAACCGCAACTATGCAGAGGAGCATCGTGGTGGGGGTACTCTCTGTTCTCAAATACCTGCTCTGTGGAAAGCCTTCTGGCCACTGGTGAGAGAATTTGATCCTTGTCCATAG
- the DNASE2 gene encoding deoxyribonuclease-2-alpha isoform X5, producing the protein MFSSWILAAGPAAGPAGRGNSVLQTEKRKCRQTRAGAEICQDGYTVRTPPPPPRSMSSAFRPLHPMVTLLLLAGLLPATTAISCYGDAGQPVDCCPAPFLPPSLLPRFVTYKLPAMPNSLKGLNYMYLDGNSGGWQEGATSIDSTQGAVGRTMNQLYQGNLSELAYLLYNDQPPSGNGNPDTTYRGHTKGVLLLNRDSGIWLVHSVPHFPPHANSSYSWPQSAHNYGQTLLCVTFAYSWFQEIGKQLTYTYPQVYDYRLEGFFAQDLPDLKQAAQGHHVGQGPWNRSVTLTSRAGVVFRSFAKFNDFQNDLYAGWLTTALSSDLFVQFWPRTSKVLPSSCSGPFRVLNVLELAFPDSTVPPFSATHDHAKWCVALNSTWTCIGDLNRNYAEEHRGGGTLCSQIPALWKAFWPLPNWSSCCSPRSFYR; encoded by the exons ATGTTCTCTAGCTGGATCCTAGCAGCAGGTCCTGCAGCTGGGCCAGCAGGAAGAGGTAATTCTGTTTTACAGACTGAAAAAAGAAAGTGCagacaaacaag GGCTGGCGCTGAGATCTGCCAGGACGGTTACACTGTGCGGACCCCACCTCCACCGCCCAGGTCCATGTCCTCTGCTTTCAGACCTCTTCACCCAATGGTGACCCTCCTGCTCCTGGCCGGGCTCCTGCCCGCTACCACCGCCATCTCCTGCTATGGAGACGCTGGACAGCCTGTGGACTG CTGCcctgctcccttccttcctccctctctcctccccaggtTCGTCACTTACAAGCTACCTGCCATGCCCAATTCCTTGAAAGGACTCAACTACATGTACCTAGATGGGAATAGTGGGGGCTGGCAAGAGGGTGCCACATCTATTGACAGCACCCAGGGTGCTGTGGGGCGGACCATGAACCAACTGTACCAAGGCAATTTGAGTGAG CTGGCTTACCTACTGTACAATGACCAGCCACCCTCAGGTAATGGAAACCCTGATACCACCTACCGAGGACACACCAAGG GTGTGCTTCTTCTGAACAGAGATAGTGGCATTTGGCTGGTACACAGTGTCCCTCACTTCCCACCACATGCTAACTCATCCTATAGCTGGCCCCAAAGTGCCCACAACTATGGACAAACCCTACTCTGTGTCACCTTCGCCTATAGCTGGTTCCAAGAGATTG GCAAACAGCTGACCTACACCTATCCCCAGGTCTATGACTACAGGCTGGAAGGATTCTTTGCCCAGGACCTGCCAGATCTAAAACaagctgcccaaggtcaccatGTAGGCCAGGGCCCTTGGAATCGAAGTGTCACCCTCACTTCAAGAGCTGGGGTTGTCTTCCGGAGCTTCGCCAAGTTTAATGACTTCCAAAATG ACCTGTATGCGGGCTGGCTGACCACGGCTCTGAGCAGTGACCTGTTTGTCCAGTTTTGGCCCAGAACAAGCAAAGTGCTGCCTTCCAGCTGTTCTGGCCCTTTCCGTGTGTTAAATGTGTTAGAGCTGGCCTTCCCTGACTCTACTGTGCCTCCCTTCAGTGCCACCCATGACCATGCCAAGTGGTGTGTGGCACTCAACAGCACCTGGACCTGCATAGGAGACCTGAACCGCAACTATGCAGAGGAGCATCGTGGTGGGGGTACTCTCTGTTCTCAAATACCTGCTCTGTGGAAAGCCTTCTGGCCACTG ccaaactggtcttcctGCTGTTCCCCGAG atcattttacagatga